Proteins from a genomic interval of Euleptes europaea isolate rEulEur1 chromosome 18, rEulEur1.hap1, whole genome shotgun sequence:
- the TMEM150B gene encoding modulator of macroautophagy TMEM150B: MWVWALLPVVLAIGGSIGFWVVYAMAVANGSVNITEAFPYISTCGAYPPQSCIFGQVLNLGAFLGVVICYLKYQQLRDYGCNSYLNVVGLVFGLLCALGSSVVGNFQQYNQLETHMFGAFLAFGVGILYFWTQAILTYRVKPRHGGLWIGPLRFCLSACGLVLLVATIVLFNVGLDSESAYCEWALAMDLFLLFGLFAVDFWHVGSCSVHVQYSMTNQETLDIQASTQTLPL, from the exons ATGTGGGTCTGGGCTTTGCTTCCAGTGGTCCTAGCCATAGGGGGTAGTATCGGCTTCTGGGTTGT GTATGCCATGGCAGTTGCAAATGGCTCCGTGAACATCACAGAAGCTTTTCCATACATCAG CACATGCGGGGCCTACCCACCGCAGAGCTGCATCTTCGGTCAAGTCCTGAATCTAGGAGCCTTTTTAG GTGTGGTGATCTGCTATCTGAAATACCAGCAGTTGCGGGATTATGGTTGTAATTCATATTTAAATGTAGTCGGGCTGGTTTTTGGCCTGCTTTGCGCTCTTGGCTCATCTGTTGTGGGAAACTTCCAG CAATATAACCAACTGGAAACCCATATGTTTGGCGCCTTCTTGGCCTTTGGGGTGGGTATCCTTTATTTCTGGACCCAAGCCATTCTGACCTATCGAGTAAAGCCGAGACATGGAGGATTGTGGATCGGGCCTCTCAGGTTCTGTCTCAGTGCCTGTGGCCTCGTTCTTCTTGTTGCCA CAATCGTACTCTTCAACGTGGGACTGGACTCGGAGTCAGCCTACTGCGAATGGGCCCTGGCCATGGATCTGTTCCTGCTCTTTGGCCTCTTTGCTGTGGACTTCTGGCACGTGGGCTCTTGCTCGGTCCACGTCCAGTACAGCATGACGAACCAAGAAACCCTGGACATTCAGGCATCAACCCAGACTCTACCGCTTTGA